The following coding sequences lie in one Mesorhizobium sp. NZP2298 genomic window:
- a CDS encoding sugar ABC transporter substrate-binding protein produces the protein MKLIRTLMVAATALAVTAFVAPTFAADDPGPAAYAQALKGKRVMLVPLAMGFDLAQGWAHYLKKEVEAWGGVFETRDPNWVVDAGAQAITDAISSDTRPDVLIIHAPDLNSYSKLMKKAQAAGTYVLLVDNPANFPADAFVGSDWDRLGQLEAEAAIKGCGENSSKKIGLVQGDQANSSSLYQYAGIMKVLDKHPDFKVVAKPDSNWDATTSRNVTTTMLQQNPDICSIIDFWDGDATGASAAIRDAKLDGKVFLVTTGGGEKAADCDKLQDGTYGAVVMTDLARQSGDMNAIIKFLLQSGQPAGTSHTYIYTLEKATTKADLKPDSCWDLKALQAEAAAK, from the coding sequence ATGAAACTGATCAGAACACTGATGGTCGCCGCCACGGCGCTGGCCGTTACCGCCTTCGTGGCGCCGACCTTCGCCGCTGATGATCCGGGTCCGGCCGCCTATGCGCAGGCGCTCAAGGGCAAGCGCGTCATGCTGGTGCCGCTGGCGATGGGCTTCGACCTGGCGCAGGGCTGGGCGCACTATCTGAAGAAGGAAGTCGAGGCCTGGGGCGGCGTGTTCGAGACGCGCGATCCGAACTGGGTGGTCGACGCGGGCGCGCAGGCTATCACCGACGCGATCTCGTCCGACACAAGGCCCGACGTGCTGATCATCCATGCACCGGACCTCAACTCCTATTCCAAGCTGATGAAGAAGGCGCAGGCCGCCGGCACCTATGTGCTTCTGGTCGACAACCCCGCCAACTTCCCGGCCGATGCCTTTGTCGGCAGCGACTGGGACCGGCTCGGCCAACTCGAGGCCGAAGCGGCGATCAAGGGCTGCGGCGAGAACTCGTCGAAGAAGATCGGACTGGTGCAAGGCGACCAGGCGAACTCTTCCAGCCTGTATCAGTATGCCGGCATCATGAAGGTGCTGGACAAGCATCCTGACTTCAAGGTGGTGGCCAAGCCCGACTCCAACTGGGATGCGACGACCTCGCGCAACGTGACGACGACGATGCTGCAGCAGAACCCGGACATCTGCTCGATCATCGATTTCTGGGATGGTGACGCCACCGGCGCATCCGCCGCGATCCGCGACGCCAAGCTGGACGGCAAGGTGTTTCTCGTCACCACCGGCGGCGGCGAGAAGGCGGCCGATTGCGACAAGCTGCAGGATGGCACCTATGGCGCCGTGGTGATGACCGATCTCGCCCGCCAGTCGGGCGACATGAACGCCATCATCAAGTTCCTGCTGCAGAGCGGCCAGCCAGCCGGCACCTCGCACACCTACATCTACACGCTGGAGAAGGCGACGACCAAGGCCGATCTCAAGCCCGACAGCTGCTGGGACCTGAAGGCGCTGCAGGCCGAAGCGGCGGCGAAATAA
- a CDS encoding ABC transporter permease produces the protein MSFRERLQSWRYNLVPDHLVGEILTKRWTDNAIPFLALVATLGVFGSIIPGFFKLTSLQESTRQLGEFSMVVTGMTVVMLGGGIDLSVGSIFALSCFSAVYVFFILEQSIWLALAASLATGLVFGAINGYLVGYLRLRAFLTTLVTFIFGRALFDILVTTYAADVQLSTATSDVLDFIGDSTFWGLSVSVWLAIILAIVTHIALTRSRPGWHVLAVGGSRRSAHNAGIRVRRTVFMTYVFSGFCASIGGFLIACRLSGAGPGTGLNLEIMALTAAVVGGVSLGGGRGSVIKGLMGAIIVLTMTNGLIRLGYGTGTNQMVLGIMLAVAVTIDIRWLKNRHKVLNEVYVAPVYLKMGETQSAVPGSGTPYELDNRLSAADHIGLGELEGPEDVILDRDDNLYCGTRHGEIIRFFAPEYVKSEVFAHIGGFPLGLAFDKSGNLISCVGAMGLYSVSPDREVKRLSAETSRSWTSIVDDARLRDPNDCDIAPDGRIYFTDSTKRYDAHDWALDSIENRATGRLLVYDPKDGSTKTLLDGYRYTNGVCMAHDGKSLFFAESWACRVHRYWLEGPKAGTAECVIRDMPGYPDNINRASDGNYWMAWLGMRTPSFDLSLRHPDMRKRMTRRLPQDEWLFPNINTGGVVKFNEKGGIVEALGDLTGDAHPMVTSMREHKGYLFVGGILNNRIGRYKISGADPNWTSPASYWGAKP, from the coding sequence ATGTCCTTTCGCGAACGCCTTCAGTCCTGGCGCTACAATCTCGTGCCCGACCATCTGGTCGGCGAGATCCTGACCAAACGCTGGACCGACAATGCCATTCCGTTCCTGGCGCTTGTGGCAACGCTCGGCGTGTTCGGCTCGATCATTCCGGGTTTCTTCAAACTGACGTCGCTGCAGGAATCGACCCGCCAACTCGGCGAATTCTCCATGGTGGTCACCGGCATGACGGTGGTGATGCTGGGCGGCGGCATCGATCTCTCGGTCGGTTCGATCTTCGCGCTGTCCTGCTTCTCGGCCGTCTATGTGTTCTTCATCCTCGAACAGTCGATCTGGCTGGCGCTGGCCGCTTCGCTCGCCACCGGTCTCGTCTTCGGCGCCATCAACGGCTACCTCGTCGGATATCTCAGGCTGCGCGCCTTCCTCACCACGCTGGTCACCTTCATCTTCGGGCGGGCGTTGTTCGACATCCTCGTCACCACCTACGCCGCCGACGTGCAGCTTTCGACCGCCACATCGGATGTGCTGGATTTCATCGGCGACAGCACCTTCTGGGGCCTCTCGGTCTCGGTCTGGCTGGCGATCATCCTCGCCATCGTCACCCATATCGCGCTGACGCGCTCGCGGCCGGGCTGGCATGTGCTGGCGGTCGGCGGCTCCCGGCGCTCGGCGCACAATGCCGGCATCCGCGTGCGCCGCACCGTGTTCATGACCTATGTCTTCTCGGGCTTCTGCGCCTCGATCGGCGGTTTCCTCATTGCCTGCCGCTTGAGCGGTGCAGGGCCGGGCACCGGCCTCAACCTCGAGATCATGGCGCTGACGGCCGCGGTGGTCGGCGGCGTCAGCCTCGGCGGTGGGCGCGGCTCGGTGATCAAGGGGCTGATGGGCGCCATCATCGTCTTGACCATGACCAACGGGCTGATCCGGCTGGGCTACGGCACCGGCACCAACCAGATGGTGCTCGGCATCATGCTGGCGGTGGCGGTAACCATCGACATCCGCTGGCTGAAGAACCGCCACAAGGTGCTCAACGAAGTCTATGTCGCGCCGGTCTATCTCAAGATGGGCGAGACACAGTCGGCGGTGCCGGGCTCCGGCACGCCTTACGAGCTCGACAACCGTCTGTCCGCGGCCGATCATATCGGGCTCGGTGAGCTGGAAGGGCCTGAGGATGTCATCCTCGACCGCGACGACAATCTATATTGCGGCACCCGCCATGGCGAAATCATCCGCTTCTTTGCGCCGGAGTACGTGAAATCTGAAGTGTTTGCCCATATTGGCGGCTTTCCGCTGGGGCTCGCCTTCGACAAATCGGGCAATCTGATCAGCTGCGTCGGCGCCATGGGGCTCTATTCCGTTTCGCCGGACCGCGAGGTGAAACGCCTTTCGGCCGAGACGTCGCGCTCCTGGACCTCGATCGTCGACGATGCACGGCTGCGCGATCCCAATGATTGCGACATCGCGCCGGACGGGCGCATCTATTTCACGGATTCAACGAAGCGCTACGACGCGCATGACTGGGCGCTGGACTCGATCGAGAACCGCGCCACCGGCCGCCTGCTGGTCTACGATCCGAAGGACGGTTCGACGAAAACGCTGCTCGACGGCTATCGCTACACCAATGGTGTGTGCATGGCCCATGACGGCAAGTCGCTGTTCTTCGCCGAAAGCTGGGCCTGCCGCGTGCATCGCTATTGGCTGGAAGGGCCGAAGGCCGGCACCGCCGAATGCGTCATCCGCGACATGCCGGGCTATCCCGACAACATCAACCGGGCGTCGGACGGCAATTACTGGATGGCGTGGCTGGGCATGCGCACGCCAAGCTTCGACCTGTCGCTGCGACATCCCGACATGCGCAAGCGCATGACGCGCCGGCTGCCTCAGGACGAGTGGCTGTTCCCCAACATCAACACCGGCGGCGTGGTGAAATTCAACGAGAAGGGCGGCATCGTCGAGGCACTCGGCGACCTCACCGGCGATGCACATCCGATGGTCACCTCGATGCGCGAGCACAAGGGATATCTTTTCGTCGGCGGCATCCTCAACAACCGCATCGGCCGCTACAAGATCTCGGGCGCCGACCCGAACTG